A region of the Streptococcus suis genome:
AGATTAGCAGTATGTTAGAGCGGGTAGAGCATTTTGCGACAGAAAATCCTGACTACCCTGTTTACCATTATCTAGGACAGTTGTACAGTTATGGGGATTTAAAGGCAGATTCAGATTCTTTAGCAGCCCATATTGATAGTTTGGATTTACCAGCAAACTCTCCTGTTCTTGTTTTTGGCGGACAGGAGTACCAGATGTTGGCAATCTTTGTTGCCTTAACCAAGGCTGGCCATCCATATATCCCTGTAGATAGTCATTCTGCTTTGGATCGGATTGAAGCTATTCTGGAAATAGCAGAGCCGAGTTTGGTGTTTGCGGTAGCAGACTTTCCGCTAGAGACAAGTTTGCCAGTGCTTGGTTTGTCTGAAGTTGAAGCCATTTTTGAGAAGAAGTCAACTTATCAGTTGATGCATCCTGTAAGTGGAGATGATACCTACTATATTATCTTCACTTCTGGGACAACGGGTAAACCAAAAGGGGTGCAAATTTCGCATGACAATTTGCTCAGCTTCACTAACTGGATGATAAGGGATAAGGAGTTTGCGCTACCAGAGCGACCGCAAATGTTGGCTCAACCGTCCTATTCGTTTGACTTGTCGGTTATGTATTGGGCTCCGACGCTTGCCCTTGGTGGGACCTTATTTGCCCTACCGAAAGAGTTGACTTTGGATTTTAAGACCTTATTTGCAGCTATTCAAACTTTGCCATTTAAGATTTGGACTTCGACACCATCATTTGTAGATATGGCTTTGCTATCTCGTGAGTTTGATGGGGAACATTTACCAGATTTGACGCATTTCTATTTTGACGGAGAGGAGTTAACTGTAAAAACAGCTCAGAAGCTCCGCGAACGTTTTCCAAAAGCTGTGATTGTTAACGCTTATGGACCGACCGAAGCTACAGTCGCCTTATCAGCAGTTGCTATAACTAATGAGATGTTAGTGAATTATAAACGTTTGCCGATTGGTTATACCAAACCAGACTCACCAACTTTTATTTTGGATGAGGATGGTCAAGTAGTACCGAATGGTCAACAGGGAGAAATTGTTGTATCAGGTCCTGCTGTCTCTAAAGGATATTTGAATAATCCTGAGAGAACCGAGGCGGCATTTTTCCAGTTTGACGGCTTACAGGCCTATCATACTGGGGATTTGGGTGTAATGACAGATGAAGGTCTGTTACTCTATGGTGGGCGTATGGATTTCCAAATTAAATATAATGGTTATCGTATCGAGTTGGAAGAAGTTGCCCAACACTTAAATAAATCAACCTATATTGAGGCTGCGGTAGCTGTTCCACGTTATAATGCTGACCATAAAGTGCAAAATCTGTTAGCTTATGTTGTCCCTAAAGCAGGGATTATGGAGCAGTTCGATCGAGAGTTGGAGTTAACCAGGGTCATCAAGCAGGAGTTAAAAGAACGGATGATGGATTATATGATGCCTTCGAAGTTTATTTATCGAGACAGTCTTCCTTTGACTGCAAATGGGAAGATTGATATTAAGGGATTGATCGCTGAGGTGAATGCTCAATGATGGAGTTTTTCAAACAGCTACCTCAGTTAGAGCCTTATGGGAATCCATTGTACTTTTTCTATTTAGTCTTAGCGCTAGTACCAATTTTTATAGGACTCCTTTTTAAAAAACGTTTCCCCTTGTATGAAACAGGTGTTAGTTTAGCCTTCATTGTCTTGATGTTTACAGGTACAAAGACAATGCAATTGCTGTCTTTATTGGCCTATATTATTTGGCAGACAATGTTGATTTTTTTCTACAAACATTATCGTCAACGGGCAAATCAAAGCTGGGTCTTCTATTTAATCGTGTGTTTAGCTGTTTTTCCGTTGACTTGGGTAAAGTTGGCACCGACTTTTAGTCAGCATGGGGCAATTTTCGGTTTTTTAGGTATTTCTTATTTAACGTTTCGGTCGGTCGGAATGGTGATTGAAATGCGGGACGGTTTACTAACGGAATTTAGTTTAGGGAGTTTTTTACGATTTTTGCTATTTATGCCAACTATTTCGAGTGGTCCTATTGATCGTTATAGACGGTTTACGGAAGATTACAAACAAATTCCTGAGCGAACTGAGTTATTAAATATGCTCGATCAGACTGTGCATTATATTATGATGGGCTTCTTATATAAGTTTATTCTAGCCTATTTTATCGGGCATACTTTACTGGAGCCTTTAAAGGCAGTCGCCTTGGATCAAGGTGGATGGTTTAACTTACCTACTATTGGAGTTATGTATCTCTATGGTTTTGAATTATTCTTTGACTTTGCAGGCTATTCCATGTTTGCCATAGGTATTTCCAACCTTATGGGTATTCGCTGCCCAATTAACTTTGATCAACCGTTCAAATCGCGTGATCTTAAGGAATTTTGGAATCGATGGCATATCAGCTTATCTTTTTGGTTCCGTGATTTCGTCTTCATGCGTCTGGTTAAGACTTTGTTAAAACATAAGGTTTTCAAAAATCGAAATACGGTATCTAATGTTGCCTATCTGCTAAATATGCTCTTGATGGGCTTGTGGCATGGTGTAACATGGTATTATATTGCATATGGTCTCTTTCATGCTTTGGGGTTGATCATCAATGACGCTTGGATTCGTAAGAGGAAATCAATTAATTTAGCTCGAAAAAAAGCTGGGCAAGAACCACTGCTGGATAATCGTTGGACGAGTTTCGCTGGTATGTTTGTGACCTTCCATACGGTCATGTTCTCTTTCTTGATATTTTCAGGATTTTTAGATAAATTGTGGTT
Encoded here:
- the dltA gene encoding D-alanine--poly(phosphoribitol) ligase subunit 1, with product MSFKEESIKKISSMLERVEHFATENPDYPVYHYLGQLYSYGDLKADSDSLAAHIDSLDLPANSPVLVFGGQEYQMLAIFVALTKAGHPYIPVDSHSALDRIEAILEIAEPSLVFAVADFPLETSLPVLGLSEVEAIFEKKSTYQLMHPVSGDDTYYIIFTSGTTGKPKGVQISHDNLLSFTNWMIRDKEFALPERPQMLAQPSYSFDLSVMYWAPTLALGGTLFALPKELTLDFKTLFAAIQTLPFKIWTSTPSFVDMALLSREFDGEHLPDLTHFYFDGEELTVKTAQKLRERFPKAVIVNAYGPTEATVALSAVAITNEMLVNYKRLPIGYTKPDSPTFILDEDGQVVPNGQQGEIVVSGPAVSKGYLNNPERTEAAFFQFDGLQAYHTGDLGVMTDEGLLLYGGRMDFQIKYNGYRIELEEVAQHLNKSTYIEAAVAVPRYNADHKVQNLLAYVVPKAGIMEQFDRELELTRVIKQELKERMMDYMMPSKFIYRDSLPLTANGKIDIKGLIAEVNAQ
- the dltB gene encoding D-alanyl-lipoteichoic acid biosynthesis protein DltB — protein: MMEFFKQLPQLEPYGNPLYFFYLVLALVPIFIGLLFKKRFPLYETGVSLAFIVLMFTGTKTMQLLSLLAYIIWQTMLIFFYKHYRQRANQSWVFYLIVCLAVFPLTWVKLAPTFSQHGAIFGFLGISYLTFRSVGMVIEMRDGLLTEFSLGSFLRFLLFMPTISSGPIDRYRRFTEDYKQIPERTELLNMLDQTVHYIMMGFLYKFILAYFIGHTLLEPLKAVALDQGGWFNLPTIGVMYLYGFELFFDFAGYSMFAIGISNLMGIRCPINFDQPFKSRDLKEFWNRWHISLSFWFRDFVFMRLVKTLLKHKVFKNRNTVSNVAYLLNMLLMGLWHGVTWYYIAYGLFHALGLIINDAWIRKRKSINLARKKAGQEPLLDNRWTSFAGMFVTFHTVMFSFLIFSGFLDKLWFK